From Camelina sativa cultivar DH55 chromosome 5, Cs, whole genome shotgun sequence:
TACAAACTGTATTTTACAAATAATTAGCCTGTGTTACTCTTCGTACTAGACGTGGGGATTAAGAAAGCTTACTATAACTGTATGAAATCTTGTCATCCAGACTTGAGTGGCAATGACCCTGAAACCACAAATTTTCCACAAATAGGAAGGTGTTTCGTCTGTGTTTTTCCGCTTCATCATTCTACTTCTAGCTTGATTCTGAAACACAGGTACGCCACAAGGCAAAGTTATGCTCATCTAAAAGATTAATGCAAATAGTCTTGGAAAGATTTCGAAGTTGATGATAGTTCATACCAAAACTTTTGCTTGCCTCTTTTCCCATCGAGATCTCGCCTGAAATGGGATTCAAAGATTGATCAATTAGATGAAAAATACAGAATAACAGGCAATCTTGTTTCGTAAGGGAAGAAAACATGGGCCAAAGTCAATTTGTAAGTGGGAATAAAAAGACCAAGGAATAGAAGGGGAAAGACAAGGGGCATTTCAGCTCTAATCAGCTACAAAACAGAGAGTTTTTATTTCCTTCTTACCATTCTGAAAACATCAACTGCTCCTGACCCCATTCCAGAAAGCATCAGAGCAACCTGATCAATCAATGACAATTTAGCAACGGCTTAAATGCAAACAGTTTAGCAACAAGTACATAATCAAGAAATCATAGCAATGCCTTGTGGTTCTTTACAATGAACAATAAGAGATATACTTGTCTTACATTCACTCTTTCAACCCTTCGCATCTCATCTTCAAGCAATGACAACTGTGCAGCAGAAGTCTGATGGATGCAATCAACCGGgctgaaaacaaaacataaaaaggcGTCTCCAAATCAGTTCCCCTGAAACTTCCCACCAGTCAAGGAGTACTATTATACTCCACAATCAGTTGCAGCATCTACAGAATGTAAAACATACCATGTCTCAACGCTAGCTGAATTAACTCTGGGTTGCCATGCTGGTTACAGGCCCTTGCTCTTCCAAAATCTTCCTCAATTTCAAATATATCTGGAGCCACATTGGCACAATTTTTGCAGCCTATTAAACAACAAACACAGATGTAGTAGTCACTTTCCAGAATCATCAGAGTCGGTACCACGAAGTGCATTGAATagaaaattgaagaaaataaaatacctaTACAAGCAAactcatcaacaaaaacatgatCTCTTGGGCTAGAGTCATCAAGAAAAGGATTGGTGGCAGTCACAGCATAACCATGAATTTCATCGTAAACCATACGCTGTACAGGGTCACTTAGAATCTGCAATGCAAAAAAGCACATGGAAACTTACAACTAAGAAACGCTTACAAATGTGAAGTCAAGTAAAGAAACTTACTCACCTCATAGATATCGACTCTGTAACTTGAGGTTCAGTTCTAAACTAAGGAACAGAGATGAACTCAACACACTATTGAACAGGAATGAAACTAAAAGCTGGAGGCTTGGGAGGCACAATCTTCACCTTGAGGTGTTTAAACTGTGGAGGCTTTGGTGGAATAATCTTTAACTTCATGGCCTTCTTTGGAATCGGCAACGAGGAGCCGCCGGAGATCGTATCTTCCATCTTCTGTTCACCACGCAAGAACTGATGCAACAATAAATCCGAAGCGCTTCCTCTCTCCTTAGGGTTCCTTGCAAAACATGTTTCTATAAACTTCCTTGCATCACACGGTACACTCTCTGGAATCTCCGGCGCTTCTCCATTCAGTAGAGCTGGCGCAAGATCTTCATAATTAGTCTCTGACCATGGATAAACACCGGTATACATCTCCAATACTATGAAACCTAACGACcacaaatctagggttttctcagCCACGTTATCTCGGACTGATTCTGGCGACATGTAAATAGGTGTTCCCATAAACGGGTTATCAACTTCCCAACAATCCGAATCTTCTCCTACTTTTCTCGAAGATGCAAAATCTGAAATCTTCAATTCGTAAGACTCTCTACATGGAAAGATAAGTAGATTATCTGGTTTTAGATCGCAGTGGACATAACCATGGCTATGAACAGAGACCAATCCTTGGAGAATCATACGAGTGAAGTCTCTGATTAGAGTATCCGGCAATCTACTGTCTTTGTAATTGTCCATGAACGTTGTTAAGCTTCCTGCAGATGCGTACTCCATAACCATCTTGAAAACTCTGAATCCGCCGACATCAAAACCCTCTTCTAAAGTATAATTCTCATAGCATTGGACGATGCTTCGACATCCCTTGAGTTTGGATAGAACCTGAATCTCTCTTTCGAGAGTGTCGTATTCTTCGCATCTAACGGTTTTTACGGCTGCGTAAAGCGGCAAAGAGCTGTCGTCGTCGCTTTTGATGTACTTGACGAGGTTGACTGATCCGCACGAACCTTTTCCTAAGAACTTCACGAACTCTGTTTTTGATGTCATCGTAAGAATAGTTAGGTTTCTTGTAACTTTTGAGGTGAAATTTATAACCCTAGAGAAGACCGAATCACTTGAGGAATTCAgcgagagagagttaaaaaggaaattttgttagctttttttttgtagggttCTTTTAATTTAGTCTGTTTAACCTATTTATTTTGGTATAACATCCGGAGAGTGTTAAGCACGCACCACAATTTACCGTCGCTTCACAAAGTGATAATAGATCTTGTCCGTTGGTCCAAtttaagccttttttttttaatggacttcaatattattttatgatattAAATTATGCATTTTCTATTTCACATTGGATTAGGAGATGTTACTGTCCGTCAgattattttgtcttttttaaatCTAGGATCAGgattccaattaaaaaaaaaggaatacatT
This genomic window contains:
- the LOC104788809 gene encoding mitogen-activated protein kinase kinase 2-like; its protein translation is MTSKTEFVKFLGKGSCGSVNLVKYIKSDDDSSLPLYAAVKTVRCEEYDTLEREIQVLSKLKGCRSIVQCYENYTLEEGFDVGGFRVFKMVMEYASAGSLTTFMDNYKDSRLPDTLIRDFTRMILQGLVSVHSHGYVHCDLKPDNLLIFPCRESYELKISDFASSRKVGEDSDCWEVDNPFMGTPIYMSPESVRDNVAEKTLDLWSLGFIVLEMYTGVYPWSETNYEDLAPALLNGEAPEIPESVPCDARKFIETCFARNPKERGSASDLLLHQFLRGEQKMEDTISGGSSLPIPKKAMKLKIIPPKPPQFKHLKVKIVPPKPPAFSFIPVQ